The genomic region CTTGAGCGAATCGACGGTGCCCTGCACCTTGCCGGCCGATTCTTTAATGCCCGCCAGCTCGACATCCGTCAGCGTGACTAGCTTGCTGAGGTCGTAGATCTCCTCCGCGCCGGCCGCGCCCAGTTTCGTGGGAGCGCCGAAGTACAGATCGGAGACGCCGTATTCGCCGCTCAGCAGAACGGTGACGGCGAGGATGCGTTTGCGGTCCAGCAGGACGGCCTCAACCATCTCGGCGGTCGCGACGCCCGGCGCGTACCACGCGCTGGTGCCGATGAGGTTCGTCAGAATGCCGCCGCCCTGGCGGGTGTCGTCCTCGATCTTCTGAAGCTGCTCTTCCGTGATCTTGCCGGTCTCCACCCACTTCTGGATCGGGATGCCGCCGACGGTGGTCAGGCTGCGCACCGGGACCATCTGGTCGCCGTGTCCGCCCAGGACATACGCCTGGATGTCTTCCACCGAGATCTTGAGCGCGGCCGCGATGTAGTTGCGGTAGCGTGTGCTGTCCAGTACGCCGGCCTGGCCGATGACGCGCTCGGACGGAAGGCCGGTCGCCTTCAGGGCGACGTGGCACATGGCGTCGAGCGGGTTCGAGACGACAATATAAACGGCGTCAGGCGACTGCGCGACGGCCTGAGAAGCGACGCTCGCGACGATGTCGGCGTTGACGGCGAGCAGATCCTCGCGGGACATACCCGGCGAGCGCGGCCGGCCCGAGGTGATCACCACGACATCGCTGCCGGCGGTGTCGGCGTAGTCGGATGTGCCGGAAAGGCGGCCGTCATAGCCGACGATCGGCGAAACCTGGTTGAGGTCGAGCGCCTTGCCCTGCGCCATGGAACCGGTTTTACGAGGACGCTCCAGCGTCAGATCGTCCGGCAGGTCCAGCAGCGTTACGTCCGCGTAGCCTTGCTGCGCCACATGGAACGCCACCGTTGCGCCCACATTTCCCGCTCCGATCACGGATACTTTCTTACGTCCAGCCGCCATAATATGCCTCGTCTCCTGAGATATTCAATCGTCAAATTGGTGGGAATCCTCTCGTGCGCGATCTCTACGGCTGTGCGGCGACAGCGCAAATGCATACGAAATTGTTCCGTCATTAAGTATAGAAGGTTTGATTTTGTTTGTCAACCAGACGCGCGCATTCGAAAGCCGAATTTCGCGCCGGAGCGCGGAATCAAAAAAGCCCGGCCGGAGCCGGGCTTCTTATCGTGTTCAAAGGTCGTGGATCGACGATTATTGGGTTTTGGCGGTGTTCGCGAAGGCGTCGCCGATCTCGTCCAGAGCGGACGGATCCTCGACAGACGCCGCCGCGCGGTTTTCCTGCTGAATTTGCAGATAAACCTCTTTGCGGTGAACCGCGACGTCGCGCGGGGCGGAGACGCCGAGGCGAACCTGATCCCCGCGAACTTCGATGACCGTGATCTCCACGTCATCGCCGATCTTGATGCTTTGATTGAGTCTTCGTGTGAGTACGAGCATAGCGGCCCTCCCTGGCCCCTGATTTGGGTCGTGTTCTATATCTATAGAAACGCACCATCCATGGGAATCATTCCCGATTCCTCGTAATATTACGCGAGTTCTCTAAGAAGATCCTAATTATGCGGCGGCGACAGCCTCCGTTGCCGGCAAAAGGCGGTGCCGAAGGCCATAATCGTCGCCGGCGACGATCACCTGGCGCGCGACATGCGCGACGGGATTGATCGCGATCGGCGCGAGCAGATTGGCCGTGATCCCCTTGGGATCGCCGGCGGGAACCGTCAGCAGCGTATAAAGACGCGGTCCGAGCGGCTCTTCGCCGATCTCCAGGGCGTCCAGATCGCCGCTGGCGATGCGCGGCGCGTAGCCTGGGAAGAAGTGGCGCGGCTCCGCGGTCAAAAACGCCAGCTTCTCATCTTCTAACGATTGCAGCCACAGAAAGGGGCTGGATTTATCTTGCTTCGCCGAAGGATGGGAGACGAACGCAAAGCGCCGCTTCTCTTCAAATCCGGGCAGTCCGTCTGGAAACGTAATAATGCTGTTCTCGTCGACATCCACCTGTCCGAATCGCGCCGTTTCGATCTGCATATGACAACTAACTCCTGCTCACCACGCTCGGTGAGCGCTATAGAACGATCGCGCCGCCACGCAGGGCGGCGCGGAGAATTTGATGATTAGAGATAATCCGAAAGGCTGTGCTGGTAACCCTTGGAGACCGCGACGAGCGACGCCTGGTAGACGTTCTGCGCGCTTTGCAGCTGCACGTACGCCTGAGCCAGATCGACTTCCTCGACATTGGCGATGGCGTCCTTATAGGAAGTCTCCGCCCGCGTGAGGTTCTGCGTCACGCTGGTCATGGTATTGACCTGCGCGCCGACATTCGCTCGCACGGAGCTGACCGTGCTCAGGTTGGTGTCCAGCTTGCCAAGGTCGGCCGACATCGCATTGATGTCTCCCGAAGCGAGGTTCGCTTTCAGGTCGTTCAGGGTCGCAAAGAGGCCGCTGAAGACGGCGCTGCCCGGCGTGCTGATGCTGATATTATTGTTCTTGCCAACCGTCGCGGTCACGCTCCCGGTGTTTCCCTGATAAACAGGGCCGGTGGAGTGCGCCGTCGCGTCGTCGATATAAGGGGCCGTCTTGGTTTCGGTGCCGCTGAACAGATATTTGCCGTGGACATCCGAGTTCGCCGACTGGATTACCGACGAGATGATCCCATCGACCTGCGCCGAAAGCGCGGCCAGGCTGTCCGGGGTCTGGGTCGAGTTGGCGCCGGCGCTGGCGATCTGCCGCGCCGACAGGATGGCGTTCGAGACGTCCGAAAGAGCGCTGTCCGTCGCGTTCAGGAACGTCTTCGCCTGAGCGGCGTTTGTCTGGTACTGCGTGTTGTCCACCAGGGACGCGCGCAGCGACATGGAGTACGCCGCGCCCGCCGGGTCGTCCGATGGGTTGTTCAGCTTCTTACCGGTGGAGATCTCGGTGGAGACCGCGTTCAAATTGCTCAGACTGGTTTCGACATTGGCCGCCAGCGTGGCTGCGATTAAGCTACTCGTCACTCGCATGATTGATTATTCCTTCAAAATTAACGGGCGGCCGTCAGGTCGGTAATCAGCGTGCCCACCATATCGTCCATGGTTTTGACAACTTTGGCGGCCGCCTCGTATCCGCGCTGAAACTTCAGCATATTGATCATTTCACTGTCCGTGGAGACACCCGTCACGGACGCCTTCTGCTGGCTCAGCTGCGACAAGCTGGAGGCGGAGCTGGCCGCCGCCGTTTTGGCGGCGTCGGTCCGAGCGCCCAGGTCCGCGATCCGCTCCTCATAGAAGCCGCTGACGGTCTTGCCGGCGATCAGCGCCTGGTTCTGGATACCGGCGAGCAAGGTCGCGTTCTGGCTGTCTCCCGGAGGAGGCGTGGTGGCGGGAGGCGTCGGCAGCGCGGCCGCCGCGAGCTTCTGCGGGTTGGCGATCAGCGTCGTGTTGACGGCGATGGTCGAAGCGTCCGTACCGGTGAAGAACGGCATATTGGTCGTTCCGTCCAGACCGGCGCCGCTCTGATGGACCGTATTCACGGCCGTGATCATCGTCGAAGCCAGCGTGTCCAGATTGGCCTGATATCCGGTCACCAGGTTCTGGGAATTGTTGAGGCCGGCCAGCTCGCCGCCGGTCAAGTCGCCGCGCGCCGTCAGGCCGTTCGTTCCCGTCATGCTGACCGTATAAGCGTCGACGCCGTTGACCAGGCTGGTGGAGCCGATCGTGACGTTCACGGTGCCGTCGGTGCGGTTGACGACATTGATGTTCGCCAGCTTCGAGACCTTGTCGATCAGGACATCGCGCTGATCCAGAAGGTCGTTGGCGTCCAGATGCTGCGAGGTGGCCTGCCGGATCGTCACGTTCAGCGCGGCGATCTGGGTCCCATAGCTGTTCAGGCCGGTGAGGTCCGCCGTCTGCTTGTTGGCGATCTGGTCGTTGATGACGGTGAGAGACGCCTGCGTCTGCTGAATGACCTGTGTCATCGCGCTGGCTTTTTGCAGGATCGTGGCGCGGACGCCGCTGTCCTCAGGGTTGCTTTCCAGGTTGGTGAAGCTCTGAAAGAAGCTGTTCACGGAGTTGTCGATGCCGGTGTCCGACGGCTCTCCAAAGGCTCCCTCCACCTGATGCAGCGTGTCGTACTGCGACTGCTGCATGGTCTGCTGCGACGTATTGTCGCGGACCTGCACGTTCAGAAACTCGTCGCTGGCCCGAGTGATGCTCTGAGCGATGACGCCGGTTCCGATCATGCCCACATGACCGCCGCCGGAGACGGGGGGAGGAGAGTATGGGTCCGTTGTCTGAAGGTTGGCCGTCTGTACGGAGTATCCCGTCGTGCCGGCGTTCGCGATATTATGTCCGGTAACGTCCTGGCCGATCTGCGCCGCAGCAAGGCCGCGCGCGCCGATCTCCAGTCCGAAAAATGTTCCTGGCATTCGTTAGCCCCTTTCTAGGCGAGTCGGTCCAGCAGCAGTCGGCAGCCATTGAGGCTCCGTCCGCCATACAGGATATCTGCTTTGCGTCCCGCCTCCACAAAGAGGTCCAGCGTAAACGCAATATACTCAAGTTCGTTGTTGATCAGCCGCTCGTTCTGTCGGCTCAGTTCCTGGATGCGCTCCAGCGTCAATCGCAGCGTGTCGCGCACATTCAGGATCGGTCGGCGGCTGCGCTCGGGAAGGTCTTCGACAATCGCGGACAGCAAACACGGCTTTCCATCGTCTCCCAGCAGCGCGGCTTGCCGCGCCTCCGCTTGAACCTCCAGCTGGGCCAGAAGCAGCGCGTGCTCGGTCTGTGTATCGTGGAACCGCTTCCGGTCGCAGGCGAGAAGCGCGCGCTGCTGCGTCTCCAGCAGCCTGCAATGTCGCGTTTGCAGCGTCTGCTCGTCGCGAAGCACTTTCAAAATCTTCTTTGTGTCCGGCATAGGCCTCGTCTCTTTCTTAGCGCGTTTGTGAACCCGGTACTTTCACCGGCCTCTCCATTACTTCCATTGTCGGGTTTTCGACGCCGGGGCATTAGGCTTTTGAGAGGATTTTCCGGCGTCCGCGGCCGTTTCTTCCGAAGCATCTACGCCGGGCGCCGGCACGGGGGTCCCGTCGGCGTTCACGATGTCGGCGCGGGTTAGCTGGACGTACATCATCTTCGCCAGTCCAAAGTCTCCGCGCTCCGACATCACATCGGACACCTTCTGGTCCATCATCTCCTGGAACGTCTGCTCCTGGCCCGCGTCGTCCTTGAGCACCGTGCTCTTGGGGATCGATTTGCGCATCTCCTTGAACATGAGATTCAGAAAGTAGCCTTCAAACTGCTGGCAGGCTTTCTTCAGGTCGGCGGGCTTCTGCGCGTGCGAAGCGCCCGTCATATTGAGCGGCAGATTAGCCGGAAGGCTCAGAGCCGGGGTTTCCATTAAAGCACCTCAATCTCGGCGTGCAGCGCGCCGGCTTCCTTCATGGCCTGCAATATGGAGATGAGATCGCGGGGCGTGACGCCGAGCGCGTTCAGGGATTTGACGACCTTGTCGAGCGTCGTTCCGCCCATCACTTTCATCAGCCGGGCGTCGCCTTCTTTGGTCTGGACGATCTTGCGCGGCTGCACCACGGTCTTGCCGTTACTGAACGGCGCGGGCTGAGAGATGATCGGGTCGTTTGTCACCGAGATCGTCAGATTGCCGTGGGCGATGGCGCACGGCGTGATCGTCGCGTTTCCGCCCATGACCACCGTTCCCGTCCGTTCGTTCACGACGATCTTCGCGACTTCGTCGGTATCCACCGGCGTATCTTCGAGCTCGGCGATCATATTGACCGTATCGGCGCCCGGCGAGAAATCGACTTGAATGGTCGCGGCGTCCATAGCGCGCGCTCCCGTGGCGCCCAGCGGCAGGTTACGCTGGATCGCTTTCGCAGCGCGCACCGCCGTGGTAAAGTCGGGCTGGTTGAGCGTGACGGACACCGAATGCGATTCGGTCCCGGAGAATGTCGTCGGCACTTCCTGCTCGACCATGGCGCCGGCGGGAATACGTCCAGCCGTAACGTGGTTCTTCGTGACTGATCCGCCCGCGCCTCCGCCGCCCAAAAATCCGCCGACCGACACGGAGCCCTGCGCCACGGCGTAGACCTTGCCGTCCGCCGCTTGAAGCGGCGTCTGGAGCAGCGTGCCGCCCTGAAGCGACTTCGCGTCGCCCAGACTGCTGACGGTAACATCGATCTGGCTGCCGTTCTTCACAAACGCCGGCAGCGCGGCGGTGACCATGACGGCGGCCACATTCTTCAGCTTCATCGCCGCCGCCGGCGAGTTCACCCCGAACTTCGCCAGCATGGAAGCGACCGACTGCGGCGTAAACGTCGTTCCGGTTCCATCGCCCGTTCCGTCCAGGCCGATGACAAGACCGTAACCGACGAGTTGATTCGAGCGGACGCCCTGAACGACTCCAATGTCCTTCAGGCGAGCCTGCGCATGAACGGCGGATCCGCCCGCGGTCAGCGCGAGCAATGCGAGGAGTGTCAATGTTTTTTTCATAGGTTGGTTTCGTGCGTACAGCCTTTGCCGCCTAAGTATTCTTAATCTCATTATTGGTAGAAATACCGGGTTTCATTAGGGGCATGGAGAATCTCAATCCCCCGCCGAGCTTTCGCTCTGCGGGGGATGGGAATTTAGCCGGGAACGGGTCGTCCCTTAGAACAAGAACTTGAAGATGCGTGAGATGATGCCGTCGTGCTGCTTGTCGCCAACCGGGCCCTTGCCGCCGTATTTGATCTGCGCGTCGGCGACCAGAGGCGATGGGATGGTGTTGTCGGAGCCGATGTCGAGCGGGCGAATGACGCCGGTAAGGGTGATCTCCTGGGTCTCTGCGTTCATGCCGACTTTGCGCTTGCCTTCGACGAGCATGTTGCCGTTGGGCAGGATCTCTTTGACGGTGACCGCAATGCGGGCCGTGAGGTTGTCGTTGCGGTCGGTGCTGCCGGAGGCCGTGCTGCCGATGGAGCCGCTCAGGCCGAGCGCCGGGATTCGCGAAAGGAGCGGTCCGATGCCGGGGCCGTAGCTGAAGTTCTCGTTTTTGGAGTTCTTCGTATTGGCGACGGAGGATGTGGACGCCGTTTCGGTGACGATGATGGTGAGCGTATCGCCGACCCCATGGGCTTTGATATCGGCGAACAGCGAGGCGGACGTCGTTCCCGTGGCCTTAAACGTGCTGCTGCCGGGATAAAGGGAGTCGGCGGAAGCCATTTGGACGGCGGACAGGGACAGGATGGCGGCGAGAATAATGGCGCGATTCATGATTTAAAGCTCCAATTGCACGGTGCGCTCGTCGAGAACGACGGCGGTGAGGTCGGTGGCGCTGCCGGTGCGGTGGACACGGATCGTGTCGCCGACCGCGCCGGGGTCGCGAGCGACGCCGCTGGTGGTAATCGAAAGGCCGTCTTCCTCAAGAACGATGGACACATCGTCTCCACGCTTCAACACCGGCGCGGCGGCGGGACTTGCCGGCGCTGCGGGCGCGGCGGACGATCCCGACGCGGAGTGAGTTGCGAGATGGGAAGAGGCGGAAGATGGAACGGGAGTGGCGGCCGAAGCGGAGGCCAGGGTGACGGAGATCTTAGGCGCCCCTTCGATCACGGCGTCACGGCTGGGATTCAGACCGGCTTGGCGAAGCTTGAGCGCGACATCGTCGGGCGTCAATTGCCGCACGCTGTCGGCGAGCGGCGCGCGGCCGACGATCACGGCGCCGAGCCGGGCGCGCGCGGCGGCGTCGCCGCCGGTGATGTCGGCGATCGAGCCCAGCGTGAAGAACCCGTCGGCGTCGGCCGGTACGGCGGCGCTGGGCCGCAGCGAGACATGCGCCACGGTGGATTGCAGCGCCGCGATCTTCCTGGCCGTACTTCCCGGATGAGCGAGAGTGGCCCCGAATAAGGGTCCGGAGAGCGCG from Capsulimonas corticalis harbors:
- the mdh gene encoding malate dehydrogenase; this translates as MAAGRKKVSVIGAGNVGATVAFHVAQQGYADVTLLDLPDDLTLERPRKTGSMAQGKALDLNQVSPIVGYDGRLSGTSDYADTAGSDVVVITSGRPRSPGMSREDLLAVNADIVASVASQAVAQSPDAVYIVVSNPLDAMCHVALKATGLPSERVIGQAGVLDSTRYRNYIAAALKISVEDIQAYVLGGHGDQMVPVRSLTTVGGIPIQKWVETGKITEEQLQKIEDDTRQGGGILTNLIGTSAWYAPGVATAEMVEAVLLDRKRILAVTVLLSGEYGVSDLYFGAPTKLGAAGAEEIYDLSKLVTLTDVELAGIKESAGKVQGTVDSLKELGKL
- the csrA gene encoding carbon storage regulator CsrA gives rise to the protein MLVLTRRLNQSIKIGDDVEITVIEVRGDQVRLGVSAPRDVAVHRKEVYLQIQQENRAAASVEDPSALDEIGDAFANTAKTQ
- the fliW gene encoding flagellar assembly protein FliW: MQIETARFGQVDVDENSIITFPDGLPGFEEKRRFAFVSHPSAKQDKSSPFLWLQSLEDEKLAFLTAEPRHFFPGYAPRIASGDLDALEIGEEPLGPRLYTLLTVPAGDPKGITANLLAPIAINPVAHVARQVIVAGDDYGLRHRLLPATEAVAAA
- the flgL gene encoding flagellar hook-associated protein FlgL, encoding MRVTSSLIAATLAANVETSLSNLNAVSTEISTGKKLNNPSDDPAGAAYSMSLRASLVDNTQYQTNAAQAKTFLNATDSALSDVSNAILSARQIASAGANSTQTPDSLAALSAQVDGIISSVIQSANSDVHGKYLFSGTETKTAPYIDDATAHSTGPVYQGNTGSVTATVGKNNNISISTPGSAVFSGLFATLNDLKANLASGDINAMSADLGKLDTNLSTVSSVRANVGAQVNTMTSVTQNLTRAETSYKDAIANVEEVDLAQAYVQLQSAQNVYQASLVAVSKGYQHSLSDYL
- the flgK gene encoding flagellar hook-associated protein FlgK — encoded protein: MPGTFFGLEIGARGLAAAQIGQDVTGHNIANAGTTGYSVQTANLQTTDPYSPPPVSGGGHVGMIGTGVIAQSITRASDEFLNVQVRDNTSQQTMQQSQYDTLHQVEGAFGEPSDTGIDNSVNSFFQSFTNLESNPEDSGVRATILQKASAMTQVIQQTQASLTVINDQIANKQTADLTGLNSYGTQIAALNVTIRQATSQHLDANDLLDQRDVLIDKVSKLANINVVNRTDGTVNVTIGSTSLVNGVDAYTVSMTGTNGLTARGDLTGGELAGLNNSQNLVTGYQANLDTLASTMITAVNTVHQSGAGLDGTTNMPFFTGTDASTIAVNTTLIANPQKLAAAALPTPPATTPPPGDSQNATLLAGIQNQALIAGKTVSGFYEERIADLGARTDAAKTAAASSASSLSQLSQQKASVTGVSTDSEMINMLKFQRGYEAAAKVVKTMDDMVGTLITDLTAAR
- the flgN gene encoding flagellar export chaperone FlgN codes for the protein MPDTKKILKVLRDEQTLQTRHCRLLETQQRALLACDRKRFHDTQTEHALLLAQLEVQAEARQAALLGDDGKPCLLSAIVEDLPERSRRPILNVRDTLRLTLERIQELSRQNERLINNELEYIAFTLDLFVEAGRKADILYGGRSLNGCRLLLDRLA
- a CDS encoding rod-binding protein produces the protein METPALSLPANLPLNMTGASHAQKPADLKKACQQFEGYFLNLMFKEMRKSIPKSTVLKDDAGQEQTFQEMMDQKVSDVMSERGDFGLAKMMYVQLTRADIVNADGTPVPAPGVDASEETAADAGKSSQKPNAPASKTRQWK
- a CDS encoding flagellar basal body P-ring protein FlgI, with amino-acid sequence MKKTLTLLALLALTAGGSAVHAQARLKDIGVVQGVRSNQLVGYGLVIGLDGTGDGTGTTFTPQSVASMLAKFGVNSPAAAMKLKNVAAVMVTAALPAFVKNGSQIDVTVSSLGDAKSLQGGTLLQTPLQAADGKVYAVAQGSVSVGGFLGGGGAGGSVTKNHVTAGRIPAGAMVEQEVPTTFSGTESHSVSVTLNQPDFTTAVRAAKAIQRNLPLGATGARAMDAATIQVDFSPGADTVNMIAELEDTPVDTDEVAKIVVNERTGTVVMGGNATITPCAIAHGNLTISVTNDPIISQPAPFSNGKTVVQPRKIVQTKEGDARLMKVMGGTTLDKVVKSLNALGVTPRDLISILQAMKEAGALHAEIEVL
- a CDS encoding flagellar basal body L-ring protein FlgH, translating into MNRAIILAAILSLSAVQMASADSLYPGSSTFKATGTTSASLFADIKAHGVGDTLTIIVTETASTSSVANTKNSKNENFSYGPGIGPLLSRIPALGLSGSIGSTASGSTDRNDNLTARIAVTVKEILPNGNMLVEGKRKVGMNAETQEITLTGVIRPLDIGSDNTIPSPLVADAQIKYGGKGPVGDKQHDGIISRIFKFLF
- a CDS encoding flagella basal body P-ring formation protein FlgA produces the protein MKRFFIGGFGVLAAASALSGPLFGATLAHPGSTARKIAALQSTVAHVSLRPSAAVPADADGFFTLGSIADITGGDAAARARLGAVIVGRAPLADSVRQLTPDDVALKLRQAGLNPSRDAVIEGAPKISVTLASASAATPVPSSASSHLATHSASGSSAAPAAPASPAAAPVLKRGDDVSIVLEEDGLSITTSGVARDPGAVGDTIRVHRTGSATDLTAVVLDERTVQLEL